The Impatiens glandulifera chromosome 3, dImpGla2.1, whole genome shotgun sequence genome contains a region encoding:
- the LOC124930266 gene encoding protein FAR1-RELATED SEQUENCE 8-like — translation MDEPSSQCTEDNIPKFGMSFVSENDLRELYRLYAQSMGFGVRKLGTRNGPDGKQKFFSIGCAKCGSFTPRGKNIFQLRPSTKTDCKARINIVVRNDFDFKISSIILQHNHPLSPSNSRHIRSHKLKLEEARRSRLGNGDAEAVSHYFSQMQNKCLNFHYTFDLDEDSRMRNVFWADARCRASYDYFSDVMTFDTTYLTNHYDILFAPFVGVNHHGQSILLGCGLLSSEDVASFT, via the exons ATGGATGAACCATCATCTCAATGTACCGAAGACAATATTCCTAAGTTTGGGATGTCGTTTGTTTCTGAAAATGACCTTCGAGAACTTTATAGATTGTATGCACAATCAATGGGTTTTGGAGTCCGAAAGTTGGGAACAAGGAATGGACCAGATGGCAAACAAAAATTTTTCTCTATTGGATGTGCAAAATGTGGTTCGTTTACGCCAAGGGGGAAGAATATATTTCAACTTAGACCTTCCACCAAGACCGATTGTAAGGCCAGGATCAACATTGTTGTGAggaatgattttgattttaagaTTAGTAGTATCATTCTGCAGCATAATCATCCTTTGAGTCCTTCAAATTCTAGACATATTAGATCTCACAAG ttgaagctggagg AAGCTAGGAGGTCGAGGTTAGGAAATGGTGATGCTGAAGCTGTTTCTCATTATTTCTCCCAGATGCAAaacaaatgtttaaattttcattacacCTTTGATCTTGACGAGGACTCACGTATGAGGAATGTTTTCTGGGCTGATGCAAGATGCAGGGCTTCTTACGATTACTTTTCTGATGTAATGACCTTTGACACAACGTACCTGACTAACCACTATGACATACTTTTTGCTCCGTTCGTCGGAGTTAACCATCATGGCCAATCTATTTTGCTAGGATGTGGCTTATTATCTAGTGAGGATGTGGCGTCATTCACTTAG
- the LOC124932249 gene encoding uncharacterized protein LOC124932249 has protein sequence MLESKTELDFHGFNPIKRDGYDSSWPMNLNYKNYRAAVNDDDQDFLFSRKTTDDPTGVCSPPLWKTCSPPDQNSIQPTARSQAIARGQWELMEMVRNMPESCYELSLKDLVENPRVLEQECLVSEKSLRKKKKVKLVRIGSIDNCKNGGLFLKLFFPFSLGGSKKKKKKNKEGSNSKVSPRPENLERSSKDRVERDWRWMNRFWVSHARGNDDGSRNRKIAGLLPGCWSFLFTKKEKRSED, from the exons ATGTTAGAATCAAAAACAGAGCTTGACTTCCATGGATTCAATCCCATAAAACGTGACGGTTACGATAGTTCTTGGCCAATGAATCTCAACTACAAAAATTACAGAGCCGCCGTCAACGACGATGACCAAGACTTCTTGTTCAGTCGGAAAACGACCGATGATCCGACCGGCGTTTGCTCGCCGCCTCTATGGAAAACCTGCAGTCCCCCTGATCAGAACTCAATCCAACCGACGGCGAGATCTCAGGCGATCGCCAGAGGACAGTGGGAATTGATGGAAATGGTGAGGAACATGCCGGAATCATGTTATGAGCTTTCACTCAAAGATTTGGTGGAAAATCCACGAGTTCTAGAACAGGAATGTTTGGTTTCAGAGAAGAGtctgaggaagaagaagaaggtaaaGTTGGTGAGAATTGGAAGTATTGATAACTGTAAAAATGGTGGGTTGTTTTTGAAGCTGTTTTTTCCCTTTTCTTTGGGCggatcaaagaagaagaagaagaagaataaagaaGGATCAAATTCCAAGGTTTCGCCGAGACCGGAAAATTTGGAAAGATCATCAAAGGATCGCGTAGAGAGAGATTGGAGATGGATGAATAGATTCTGGGTTTCCCATGCGAGAGGAAATGATGATGGAAGCAGAAACAG gAAAATTGCGGGATTATTACCTGGCTGTTGGTCATTCCTCtttacaaagaaagaaaaaagaagtgAAGATTGA